In Syngnathoides biaculeatus isolate LvHL_M chromosome 5, ASM1980259v1, whole genome shotgun sequence, the following are encoded in one genomic region:
- the itga10 gene encoding integrin alpha-10, translated as MELRVYLLCLRCIILLKGFCQCFNIDVTHPRIFSGPEDALFGFSVLQHETRGEKSMLVGAPWDGPPNNRKGDVYKCAVEEGRDSNCSKLNLGEAAFQNITKNLKNSHLGMTLTPDSPDGLLACAPLWSQECGTSMFSTGICASVSDDLEPRETIAPTAQRCTTYMDIVIVLDGSNSIYPWYEVQSFLSNILSKFHISPDQMQVGILQYGEVAVHEWSLKDYQTTQEVVEAAKNISRQEGRETRTAYAINMACTEAFSAERGAREAATKVMIVVTDGESHDGEELPDALLECETRNITRYAIAVLGHYHRRQQNPDTFINEIKYIASDPDDKYFFNVTDEAALNDIVDALGDRIFSLEGTLGNQSSFHMEMSQIGFSTHMLDDGILFGIVGAYDWDGGVLKEGTKGRIVPSREAFESEFPLELKNHAAYLGYTVSSVLVGDWKRLYVAGAPRFKHKGKVILFDLSDFGDVNIVQALNGEQIGSYYGSELCGLDVDQDGITDVLLVAAPMYLGSGNKEAGRVYIYTLSGEEVFVANGTLKSDEKSQDSRFGYAMAIATDLNHDGFTDLLVGAPLEDDHRGAVYVYHGQNIYINHNYKQRIPGLSVSPTLQYFGRSVSARLDLDGDGLIDLAVGAHGSAVLLRSRSIVQINVSLSFQPHSINVIQKTCQRGGRESACLEANACFTAVSRSPGPRSNGFDLWVTAMLDDRKLSARALFDDSSHRLTQLSVRAHTGKTLCYKMPFHVYDTADYIRPISFSLRFKINNTESGPVLDEGWPTSVKKYIPFFKDCGEDDVCTTDLVLQAQMDISGTRHKPYVIRSPRRRMSVEVQLENRLENAYNTSLTLHYSKNLHFSSLSIREDANFKIECTGLGSNSHSCNVSYPVFRSQSKVNFMLEFEFSCITLHSRVQMKLNAASDSVERADTLGDNSVQLQSFVQYEPDLFVSSESNLHRYEVHPTRTISEAIGPEFYTHFKLQNLGCYPVSNLELRLLLPAVAAGDRVFMTVTDISSHNATAVNCTVLSDLAQLKGRQRDVRPLHPEDMMQNDILNCSRSWCIEVTCQVQHLLKGQAEVIRLSRRVDDDFFRQAKYKSARIVSLYQIAPHETNLITLATGTVWRETVLEVLKGRAIPISLWILIGSIIGGLLLLALIIFILWKLGFFARKHREDENQDD; from the exons ATGGAGCTGCGTGTATACCTGCTGTGCTTGCGCTGCATCATCCTTCTCAAAG GCTTTTGTCAGTGCTTCAACATCGACGTCACGCATCCGCGGATCTTCAGTGGCCCAGAGGACGCTCTCTTCGGTTTCTCCGTGTTACAGCATGAAACGAGAGGAGAGAAATC AATGCTGGTCGGCGCTCCTTGGGACGGGCCGCCCAACAACAGGAAAGGAGACGTGTACAAATGCGCCGTGGAAGAGGGGCGCGACTCCAACTGCAGCAAATTAAATTTAG GGGAGGCGGCTTTCCAAAACATAACCAAAAACCTGAAGAACTCTCATCTGGGGATGACTCTCACTCCAGACTCCCCAGATGGCCTTTTG GCGTGTGCACCACTGTGGTCTCAGGAGTGCGGCACGTCCATGTTCAGCACCGGCATCTGCGCCTCCGTCAGCGACGACCTCGAGCCAAGAGAGACCATTGCTCCGACGGCGCAAA GGTGCACAACATACATGGACATTGTGATCGTGCTGGACGGCTCCAACAGCATCTACCCCTGGTATGAAGTTCAGAGTTTTCTCAGCAACATCCTCAGCAAGTTCCACATCAGCCCAGACCAAATGCAG GTGGGAATCCTGCAGTACGGCGAGGTGGCAGTCCACGAGTGGTCCCTGAAAGACTACCAGACCACACAGGAGGTGGTGGAGGCTGCCAAGAACATCAGCCGCCAGGAGGGAAGAGAGACACGCACCGCGTACGCCATCAACATGGCTTG CACTGAGGCTTTCAGCGCCGAGCGAGGGGCAAGGGAGGCGGCCACAAAGGTGATGATCGTGGTGACAGACGGAGAGTCGCATGATGGCGAGGAGCTGCCTGATGCTCTGCTGGAATGTGAGACCAGGAACATCACCAGATACGCCATAGCT GTCCTGGGCCACTACCACCGGCGGCAGCAGAACCCTGACACCTTTATAAACGAGATCAAATACATCGCCAGCGACCCCGACGACAAGTACTTCTTTAACGTGACGGACGAGGCGGCGCTCAACGACATCGTGGACGCTCTGGGAGACCGCATCTTCTCACTTGAAG GCACACTGGGCAACCAGAGCTCCTTCCACATGGAGATGTCCCAGATCGGCTTTTCCACACACATGCTGGAT GACGGAATTCTTTTTGGGATCGTCGGGGCTTACGACTGGGACGGCGGCGTGCTGAAGGAGGGTACGAAAGGGAGAATCGTGCCCTCCAGGGAAGCCTTTGAGAGCGAGTTCCCCCTGGAGCTCAAAAATCATGCTGCATATCTCG GCTACACGGTGTCGTCTGTGCTGGTCGGCGACTGGAAGAGGTTGTATGTAGCTGGCGCTCCACGCTTTAAGCACAAAGGCAAAGTCATCCTATTTGATCTCAGCGACTTCGGCGACGTCAACATTGTGCAGGCCCTCAATGGAGAGCAG ATTGGTTCTTACTATGGTAGTGAGCTGTGTGGTCTAGATGTCGACCAGGACGGAATCACTGATGTGCTCCTGGTTGCAGCTCCCATGTACCTGGGCTCTGGGAACAAGGAGGCTGGGAGAGTCTACATCTACACTCTTAGTGGG GAGGAGGTGTTCGTCGCAAATGGTACCCTGAAGTCAGACGAAAAATCCCAGGATTCCAGGTTTGGCTATGCCATGGCAATCGCAACAGACCTAAACCACGATGGATTCACTGACCTGCTGGTGGGCGCCCCATTGGAGGATGACCACCGAGGTGCAGTGTACGTGTACCACggccaaaatatttacattaaccACAACTACAAGCAG CGTATTCCGGGGTTGTCAGTGTCCCCGACATTGCAGTATTTTGGTCGTAGTGTCAGCGCCAGGTTGGACCTGGATGGAGATGGGCTGATTGACTTGGCGGTGGGAGCGCACGGCAGTGCTGTGCTGCTCAG ATCTCGAAGCATCGTGCAGATCAATGTCAGTCTGTCCTTCCAGCCGCACTCCATCAACGTCATCCAAAAGACTTGCCAGCGTGGCGGCCGAGAGTCCGCCTGTCTTGAGGCCAATGCCTGTTTCACAGCCGTGTCACGATCTCCTGGGCCTCGCAGCAATGGCTTTG ATTTGTGGGTAACAGCCATGTTGGATGACAGGAAGTTGTCGGCTCGGGCGCTTTTTGACGACAGCTCCCACAGGCTGACCCAGCTGTCGGTGCGAGCTCACACGGGAAAGACTTTGTGCTACAAGATGCCCTTCCACGTCTAT GACACGGCAGATTACATCCGCCCAATCAGCTTCTCGCTGCGCTTTAAGATCAACAACACAGAGAGCGGTCCCGTGTTGGACGAAGGCTGGCCGACTTCCGTCAAGAAATAT ATCCCCTTCTTTAAAGACTGTGGAGAAGATGACGTGTGCACCACTGATTTGGTGCTGCAGGCCCAGATGGACATCTCTGGAACCAG ACATAAGCCTTATGTGATTCGCAGTCCTCGGAGGCGGATGTCAGTGGAAGTTCAGCTGGAGAACAGACTGGAAAACGCCTACAACACAAGTCTGACGCTGCACTATTCAAAAAACCTCCATTTCTCCAGCCTCAGTATTAGG GAGGATGCTAACTTCAAGATCGAGTGTACAGGTCTGGGCTCCAACAGCCACTCGTGTAACGTCAGCTACCCAGTGTTTCGATCCCAGTCCAAG GTGAACTTCATGCTGGAATTTGAATTCAGCTGCATTACCCTGCACAGTCGAGTCCAAATGAAGCTGAACGCAGCCAGCGACAGTGTGGAACGAGCGGACACTTTAGGGGACAACAGTGTTCAACTGCAGAGTTTTGTTCAGTACGAGCCTGACCTGTTTGTCAGCAG CGAGTCTAATTTACACCGATATGAAGTGCATCCCACACGGACAATATCGGAAGCCATTGGACCTGAGTTCTATACGCACTTTAAG CTCCAGAACTTGGGTTGTTACCCCGTGAGTAATCTGGAGCTGAGGCTACTTCTGCCCGCCGTGGCTGCGGGAGACAGAGTCTTCATGACTGTGACGGACATCTCCTCGCACAAT GCAACAGCCGTGAACTGCACCGTGCTGAGCGATTTGGCCCAGCTGAAGGGTCGTCAAAGAGATGTGCGACCCCTCCATCCCGAAGACATGATGCAGAATGACATCCTG AACTGCAGCAGGTCATGGTGTATAGAAGTTACATGTCAAGTCCAGCATCTGCTGAAAGGACAAGCTGAAGTCATACGCCTTAGTCGCAGAGTCGACGATGACTTTTTCAGACAA GCCAAATATAAGTCTGCAAGGATAGTCAGCTTATATCAGATCGCACCTCACGAGACCAACCTCATTACCCTGGCAACAGGAACAGTGTGGCGAGag ACTGTACTGGAGGTGCTGAAGGGAAGAGCCATTCCCATCTCACTGTGGATTCTTATTGGGAGCATCATTGGGGGTTTGCTGCTACTGGCGCTCATCATCTTCATACTATGGAAG CTTGGCTTCTTCGCACGAAAACACAGAGAAGATGAGAACCAAGATGACTGA